The genomic interval AAAGATACTGTAAAAGAATTAAATGAATCGAAATTGCGGTTTTTCTCTAATATTTCTCATGAAATTAAAACGCCAATAACACTTATTTCAGGGCCTGTAGATGTTTTATTAGATCGGTATAAGAATAATTTAGATGTGTCGGAAAAATTAAGTTTGGTGAAACGTCAAACTAAAAAAATAAAACAATTAGTAGATCAAGTTCACGATTTTAGAAGGGCAGAAGCTAATTTGTTAAAAATGCATTATACGCGTTTTAACTTTAATGATTTTTTACAAGAATTAGCAAACGATTTTATGTTTTTGGCAAGTAAAGATCAGAAAGAATTTCAGCTTGTTGCTAAAAACAAAAATATTATAGTCTCTGGTGATAAGAGTAAAATTGAAAAGATTTGCAATAATTTAATTAATAATGCTTTTAAATATACCAAGGCAGGAGACACTATTAAAATTGAATTTAGTTGTGATGAGAAAGACTTAAATGTGTCTGTTATAGATACAGGAATGGGAATAGATGAGGTAGATTTAGAACATGTTTTTGAAAGATTTTATCAATCAGAATCTACTCAAAAAGAGCATATTGCTGGTTCTGGTATTGGTTTGGCTTTTTCAAAAAAATTGGTAGAGATGCATTATGGTTACATAAATGCAACGAGTACCGTAAATGAAGGAACTACTATAAGTTTTCAATTACCAATAGTAAAACAACAGGTAGAAGAAGATGAAGTTTTAGATAAAAAAACGGTAGAGCTACCAAAAGAAAAAGAAATTGTAATTGATAAACAAATTGTAGAAGAAGATTTAACAACGGTAACTGTTAGTGGCGAATTTTCTGATGCTTTGGTTTTTTATGCTGAAGATAATTTAGAAATGAGAACCTACGTTACGGGTATTTTGTCTAAGTATTTTACAGTTAGGGCTTTTAGAGACGGACAAGAATGTTTAGAGGCTTTAGAAAATAATTGGCCAGATATAGTAATTAGTGATGTGCAAATGCCACAGCTAAATGGCTTAGATTTATGTATTGCAATTAAATCTGATTTAAAAACAAGTCATATCCCTGTAATTTTACTTACTGCATTAACAAACATAGAAGATCATGTTAGAGGCCTAAGAGATGGAGCAGATGCCTACATAAAAAAACCTTTTAATGTACAGCGTTTAATTACAAATACAGAGGCGTTACTTAGTAATAGAAAGCAATTAAGAGAAAGATATCAGGTTGGTATTCCGTTAACCAAAGAAAATAATAAGAACAATAGAAACGATAATGCTTTTTTAGAGAAGTTGTATAGTATAATGGAAGAGAATCTAGATAATCAAGATTTTGACATTAATACCTTGGCTAAAGAATTGTATTTGAATAGAACACATTTTTATCAAAAAGTAAAAGTATTGACCAATCAAACTCCTTTTGAGTTGATAAAAATGTATCGTTTAAAAAAGGCAGCACAATTTCTAGTACATCAAAAATTATCTGTAAACGAAGTTTTTTTAATGACAGGTTTTAAAAGTAGAACACATTTCACAAAAATTTTTAAAGAAAAATACAACGTTTCTCCAAGTAAATATGGAGCAGAGAATGAGAATAAACTTTCATAATAATTAATTTATTCTTTTAATTAAAAGTGTTGCTGTTAAGAAAACTTAATCCACAAAAGGCGCAAGCTTCTAGTGCAGCTCCAGAAGCTCCTGGATCTGGATTCTAAATTTCAAATAATATTATAAATGAAAACGCTACATATTCTTATGTGGCGTTTTTTATTATTTAGATTTACGCATGCATACTTTTAATATATTCACAAGTACAAATAGAAACTTTTAAATAGCTTATTTTATATAAGTTTAAAAACGAATCATATATGAATAAAATTCTTAAAAAGTCTTTACTAATTGCAGTTACGTTATTAGTGAGTTTTAACTGTTCATCTAATAAGCCAAATACGATGAAGGATGATAAAGCAATCGTTAGTATAGAAACGGGACTAACCATATTAAAAGTGAGAACGGCTATTAATAAAGGAAGTTCTTATATCGTTGCAAACAGTTATGAAGGGACTTTGTTAGGTGTTTCTTTTGATGGAAAAATTCTATGGAAAAATGCTTTGTCTGGTTTTATGAATCATGATGTTTGGATACGAGATTTAGATAATGATGGTAAAGATGAAATTTTAGCAGCAAATGCAGATGGTAATATTTATTGTTTAAATGCTGAAGGAAAATTATTGTGGAGTTTTAAAAAGAATGATGCACCTATGTTTGCAGTTACTGCAATTAAAAAAGACAATAAAATGTATGTTGTAGCTGGTGGGTTTGATAAGAAAATCTATTACTTAGATACAAAAGGGAAGGAAGTAAAAGAAATTGAAACGTCCACTTTTTCAATTGAAAAATCATATAAAAAAGTTGGTCAAAAAAGAGCTCCGAATAATGTGAGCATGACTAATTTTATAAGAGTTGTAGAGAACAAAGACCAGACCGAAACTTTAGTAGTTTTGGGTACCAACAATCACATGCAGAATGTAGGTACTTTGTATTTTTTTAATCCTTTAGAAAATCTTCCTTTTAAAAAGAAACCAATTCAACAAGATAAATCTGTAAAAGGAAAATTAAGAATTAGACCCATAGGAGATTTAAAAATTGTTGATTATGATAATGATGGAGAAAAAGAAATTTTATTGGGTGCATCTGCTCATGTAAATGATTTGTTGGTAACATTGTACAGTATTAAAGAAGATACATTTACTTTTCATAAATTAGATAAAATTAGTTTTGGTTATGATATTGCACATTCTGAAGTGATTAAACAAAACGGAAAAGATATTTTATTATCAAGAGCCGGAAGTCAAATTCATTTATATGAAAAAGGGAATTATAAAACTTCTGTAGAAAGATTGGTAAGTACCTATGCGTATAATGATTTATGGAAAGACCCAACAACAAATAATATTATTTTGGCAAGTAGCCAAAGTGGAGGAAGTCAGATTCATATTATCAATACAGAAAATAAAAATTGGAAAAAGGAATTTAAAAACTTACATCCTCTAGGTAAAATTGCTTCCATTTTAGCAAATACAAAAAGTATCAGAAATAATTTAGATCAGTTTCAGAAACCAGATTATCAAGAAAAATCGCAACCTGTTTATTTTATGACAGAAAAAGTACCTGATAATTTAATAGGGTTAAAAAATAAAATTTCTAAAAATTATGAGTCTCCAATTTTCTTAAACTCATTACATATGAGAGAAGTAGAAAATTGGGATCGTTCTCAAGTCACCAATGAAAAATATAAAAATTCTAGAGATAGAAGAAAGAAATATACATTAACAAGTGATGAGGCTTTAACGCAAATTACCAATCAGTTTAAAGGAGAACCAGGTATTGCTTATTGGGCAGGTCATGGTAACGATCCGTATATGTTTCATATAAACACTACAAAGAAAGTTGTAGATATGGCTAACGGAAAGAAAACAGTTTTAATTTATCCAGAAATGGAAGATCATTCAGATAATTTAAACTTTTTGGTCGATGATTTAGTGTATCCTTTGGCAAAATATGTACAAGGAAAAAATACCAATATCTTTTTAAGGTCTAAACATGTTTCTTGGTTAGGTAGTAATTATAACAAACCTTGGTCTCGTTTAATGTCTGGTGAATTTGCAGATGTTTTTGTGCCTTCTATGGAAGAAACCACAGATAAATCTATGGAGCTTAGTTTGGCAGGTAGAACAGGTATGTGGGCAAGTGGTGCAGTCAATTCTTGGGGAACCAGATCTGTGCCAGACAATACTGCTTTTGATAGATCTAGACAATTAGGATACCAGAGATTGCCTAATCATTTTTTAAGAATGCTAATTTTTCATACTTCTTATGGAGCGCAATACATTAATAATTTTGCGGTAGATCAAGACTATTTAAGTGTTTATTGGGAGCTGATTGCAAAAGGAGCTTTATATGTGCCAAAACGAAATGAAATTTTAAGTTTTTCGCCAGTTCATGTAAGCATGAAAGAACCAGATCATCATTATATAGATGAAGGATCTAATGTAAAATGGAGTATTTTTTATGATGAAGAGTTCGAAAATAATAATCCGTATGCTATAAGTAGATTAAGTGGTTCCTGGCCAGGAGCAGCAGTTACAGAATGGGACTTTTCTAGATATGCTGCTGGAGTTAAAGAAAGAAGATTAAACTTTTTAGCGCCTTATGAAAACGGATTGGTATTAATTACGCCACCTCAAAAAGGAGTTTTTGCTCAGAAAAATGTAGTAAGAAAATCACTTTCAGAAAATTTACATCCTTTTTATAAAAATATTTTAAAGGAATATATTACAGACGGACATAATTATTATTCTGCTGATGGTAAAGAAACTTATAAAGCAAATGAATACTATAAAATAATAGAAAAAGAGATTAAAGAAAGTGCTAAAAAGCTACCTGTTACTGTTTCTGGTGATGTTGCTTGGGTAGTTGCACAAACGTCTCCAAAACATTTAAGATTAACCATTTTAGATAATGGGTACATCAACCCAGAAGAGAGTACTGCAATTGTAAGTTTTAATAATATTAAGATTAAAAAAATCACAGATATTTTAAGTGAAGAAGCATTTAAAGTAGAAAATTCTTCGGTAAAAATAAATATTCCTTTAGGTGCTTTTAGATTTATAGATATAGAGTTAGAGAAGGCGTTTTAAGAATAAATTATTGGTAGATACAAGAAATGTATTCTCAAAAACAAGCGCTGTACGATTGTTTTAGAACTTTACAGTAGTTACAAAGTGTAAAATTTACAATGAGGTTTTAGATGAAATATTTTGGTTGCTTTTTCTTTTTTAATAGATATTAAAGAGTAAAAAGTAATCACCAAAAATAGATATGTCCTTATAAAACTTAGAATTTATTTCGTAAAAATGGCTAATACTAAAAGTTCTCTAACTAAAAAAAATGATAATCAATTATGTATTTAAAAAGAACTAATTATATGAAAATACTATTTGCAATAGTTGTATTGGGGTTTACTGCGTGTGCAGAAAAACAGAAGGAAGTTGCGCAGGTATCAAAAAGTAATCAACCAAATATTATTTTATTTGTTGCAGATGATCACGGTACCGATGCAATTGGTGCGTATGGAAATCCGGTTATTAAAACTCCAAATTTAGATCAATTAGCTTCTGAAGGAGTAAAGTTTACGAATGCTTATTGTACCAGTGCAAGTTGTGCGGCAAGTAGATCTGTAATTCTTTCTGGTAAATTTGGTCACGCAACTGGTTCTTATGGTCATGTGCATGATTATCATCATTTTAGTACGTATGATACAGAAACGTCTTTACCTGTTATTATGGAGAAATCTGGTTACGAAACAGCAAGAATTGGTAAATACCATGTAGCTCCAGAAAAAGTGTATCACTTTAATCAGGTTTTAGAAGCAGACCCTAGAAATACCGTTGAAATGGCAGATGCTTGTGCCGATGTTTTAAAATCTGACAAACCATTTTTCTTATACTTCTGTACTGATGATCCTCATAGAGGACACCCTTTTGAACCAGAACAATGGGACACACCGAATAGTTTTGGAAATAAAAAAGAAGGTTATAAAGATGTAGAAACTGTAATTTATAATCCAGAAGATGTTTTAGTACCTTCTTTTTTACCAGATACAAAACAGACTAGAGAAGAAATTGCACAATATTACCAGAGTATTTCTAGAATAGACCAAGGTTTTGGTAAGTTGATGAAAATGTTACAAGAAACGGGTAAGGCAGATAACACTATTGTTATTTATATTTCTGATAACGGAATGGCTTTTCCAGGTGCTAAAACCACCGTTAATGAACCAGGAATTAAATTGCCTTGTATTATAAAAGATCCAACAAAGGGTACAAAAGGAACAACAAATAAAGCGATGATTTCTTGGGTAGATTTAACACCAACCATTTTAGATATGGCAAAAATAGACTTTAAAAAAGAGCAATTTCACGGAAAATCTTTCAACTCAATTTTAAATAAAACAAACCCTGAAGGTTGGGATGAAATTTATGCTTCACACACGTTTCATGAAATTACTATGTATTACCCAATGAGAGTGGTTAGAAGTAAAAATTACAAGTTAATTTGGAATATTGCTTATAGGTTAGAGTATCCTTTTGCATCCGATTTATGGGCGTCTTCTACTTGGCAAAGTATTTATAGGCACAAAATAGAATATTTTGGACCTAAAAAAGTACAAGATTTTCTATTTAGACCAGAATTTGAATTGTATGATTTATCAAAAGATAAAAATGAGCTAGATAATCTTGCATATAAAGATAAATTTAGAGGTGTCTTAGAATTGATGAAAAGTAAGATGAAAAAATTTCAAAAAGAGACCTCAGATCCTTGGATGATTATGTGGGGGCATGATGCATCTTTACAAGGTTCTGGGGTTAATTTATAAAAAGCGATTATGATAAACAGTTTATATAAAATAGTAGCAGTATTTATTTTTTTTGCAACGATCAATAGCAATGCTAATGAAATAATTAATATAAAGCATGCCGAAGGAGATATGACTTTGGTTGTGAGAGAAGCAATTGAAAAGGCAAAAACCAAAGACATTAAATTGGTGTTTGAAAAAGGAAATTACTTTTTTAAAACAGATTATGCGGTTGGTAAATTCTTGTATGTTACAAATCATGGAAATGGGTTTAAAAAAATCATTTTTAATTTTGAAAAATTTAATTCCGTTGAAATAGAAGGAAATGATTCTGAATTTATTTTTAGAGGTCAAACGTTGCCATTTGTATTTGATGGATTACATAAAGTTGATGTAAAAAACATCACCATAGATTGGGACATTCCTTTTTCTTTTCAAGGAGATGTTACTGCTGTAAATGAAAAAGAACAATGGTATGAGCTAAAACCATATACAAAAGGGTTTTCATGGAAACTTAGTAAAGGAAGGATTGAATTTCCTGGAATCAATCATTTTAATTTTACTTCTTTAGGCAGTTCTTTGCCACACAATAAAGAAACAAAAGCAGTAGATTATGGTGCTTGGGATGCAAGCTTAGAATCTAATTTTGTGGAAAAAAGACCGAATGGGATTTTACGTTTTTATGATAAAAACCTTAAAAAATATCCAAGAGTAGGTTCTGTATTACAATCTAAAGGAGATAAATTAAACAATAGATATGCTCCTGCTTTTTTAACTAGAAATTCTAAAAACATCGAGTTTAATAATGTAACTATTCATCATGCTTTAGGAATGGGTTTTTTGTTTGAAAGATCTGAAGATATTAAAATTTTAAATTCAGGAATTTATATTAGAGAAGGCTCAGACAGAGTAATGTCTATTGTTGCAGATGCAACTCATTTTGCAAATTGTAAAGGAGATATATTAATTGAAGGTTGCCGACTTGAAGGCATGTATGATGATGGAACAAACGTACATGGAACCTATGTTGAAGTAAAAGAAATTCTAAATGATAAAACCGTTAGAATCACCTTAATGCATGACCAACAAATGGGATTTGAGTTTGCAGGAATCAATGATGAGGTTTGGTTTATAAAACAACCAAATCCGCAAAGAGCGGAAATAAATACGGTAACTGCTGTAAAAGTAATTAACGATTATTATACAGATGTAACTTTTAAAAATGAAATTCCCGCAGGTTTAAAAACTGGAGATCTATTAGAAAACAAAACATGGAATCCTACTTTTACCATGCGAAAAAATATAATTAGAGATCACAGAGCAAGAAACATCATTATTAAAACTCCAAAGAAAATTATTATAGAAGACAACGATTTATCATCTATGATGTCTTCTATAATGTTAAGAGGGGAAACTTTTTATTGGTTCGAATCTGGTAATGTAGAAGAAGTAATTATTAGAAATAATAGATTTGTAGATTGTGCAACAGGAGGCTCTGAACATGCAATCTTAAAAGTATCTCCAAGATTAGGGAAATCGTTTGATGATACGATTACGTATGATAGAAATATCACTTTCGAAAACAATTTTATTGAAACATTTGACAATAGAATAATTTGGGCAGATAGGGTAGATGGACTAATAATTAAAGGAAATAGAATTAAACAAACGAACACTTTTAAAGTTCAGTTTCCGGATGCTTATATGTTCGATTTGACACATTGTAAGAATGTAGAAATTTCTAAAAACTCTTATTCAGGGGACAATAAAAATATTTTAAAAGCAGATGAAGCTTCTAAAAAAGAGTTGAAATTTAAGAGTAATAAAGGTTTAAAATAATAGGTAATGAAACAGGTTCTTTTTTATTTGGTTTTATTTTTATCGGCAAATATAGTTCAAGCTCAATCTTTAGAAACAGCAGCGAATTCTAAAATTAAAATTTTAGAAAAATTAGTTAAAAAGGCAGAGAAAAAAAACATTGATGTTTTAAAAGAAAAAACGACCATTAGAACTGCAGAAATATTTTTAAAATATGCCAATTGGGATGATAAAAATGTAAAGATAAATGAGTCTTTGTATAAACTAGTTCCTTCTTTTAAAAATCAAGCGGTTAAAATGGCAGAAGATTTACCAAATTTTGAAAGAAAGGAAGTGAATTTAATGTTAGATAAAGCAATATCAGAAATTGAATCTTTACTAGACAAAAAGACGTTTAGAAAAGCCAGTCCGAAAGTAGATTGGACAAAAGTTACTGTAGAAAATGACCAGTTAACGTTTAATAATCGACCTGTTTTTTTAGCGGATTATACTTGGAAACCTAAAACTAAAGAGCTTACTGAGTTTCATGGAAATCAAGATAGTTTCTTTATAACACCTTCGTTTGTTTCAAAAGAAGATGGAACGATAAATAAAAAAAGAATGGACTTATTGAACGAAAAAACGGATGGTTCTTTAGGTTTTATTTTTATGAATCATAAAGGTGTTCCAAAATGGGCAGAAGAAAAATACGGTCCAAATTTTTCTATGAGAGAAGATACCTATACAGCGTATGATATAGACAATCCTGGGGCCAGAGAAATTCAAACAAAATTATTAGAAGCTTTTGTACCAAAAATAGCAGGTAAAAAGTTTAGTCAGTTAGGGTATATGTTGGTTAACGAGCCTCATTTTTATACTTATACCGATGCTAAAAAGAAAAAATTACCATGGGCTTCTGGTGGTGTTTCTCAATTTACAATTGAAAAGTTTAAAGTTTGGTTATCAAAAAAACATCAAAATATAGCTGCTTTAAATACAGTTTGGAACACCAATTTTAAAGATTTTAATAATGTACAAATTGATATTCCTATTGATATCAGTTTAAAAGGATCTCCGATTTGGTATGATTGGGCTGCTTTTAATATGGATAGAGTTACAGATTGGTATGCCTTCTTAAAAACAGAAATAACAAAACACGATGCAGATGCAAAAGTGCATTTAAAAATTATGCCAAATCTTTGGACGAAAAACCAAAGAGTGCATGGAATAGATTTAGAAGCGTTAACAGATTTAAGCGGAATAATTGGTAACGATTCTGGTGCCGATCACACCTATACTTGGGGGAAACCTCATGAATGGCAAAAACATTATGCTTTTGAATGGAGAGAGTTGTGTATGGGATATGATTTTATGAAATCTGTAAGTCCTAATAAAATTAACTTTAATTCTGAGTTACATTATTTATCAACTGTTAGGTCTCGTAAATTAGATTTAGCCCCCAATTACGCAAGAGCTAGTTTTTGGTTGGCGCATTCTTACGGAATGACTGCAAGCCAGATTTGGTATTGGCCAAGAAACGCAGATGGCTCCATTTCTAACAAAGCAAAAAAAGATAAAGGGTATGCGGGTTCTAACAATCAACAACCAAGAGTAACTAATGAAGTTGCCATGACTTTAATAGATTTGAATGCCAATTCAGAGGAAATAATGGCAATTCAAAGAGATAGAAAACCAATCCGTTTGTTTTATTCTAAAACGTCTGCTATTAATAAAAAAGTACATATGGATGATCTTTATCGTTTGTATGAAGGTTTAAATTTTGAAGGAATTCCGTTAGGATTTGTAACTGAAAATATCATTAAAAAACAGAATAATAAAAATTGGGATGTTGTTGCTGTGTATAATACTCCTTTTGTTACCAAAGAAGAATTAAACGCCTTACAATCATATTTGAATAATGGAGGAACTATAATTATTGATGACATTAGTTTAGTGAAAAACGAATACGGAAACGAATTAATTGCTTTAACGAAAGGGAAAGGAACTATTATTAGATTGAATTCGGTTGCTAAAATTAGAAACGAAGTTTTATCACTCTTAAAAGAAAAAAATCTGCTTTCTGATATTTCTATTGAAGAAACAAATACAGCAGATAGAAAAGGATGTATTTGGAGAGTTGTAAAAAACAATGCTGGTAATAATGTATTGTCTATTGTAAATGTTGGTAAAAGAGACGCTTCACTAAAAATTTCATTAAAAGGTAATGAAAATATCATTTGTAAAGATTTAATAAAAGGAATCTCAGTTTCATCAACACCTATTTTAAAACCAAATGAGGTATATTTTGTTGAGTTAACACCTAAAAAATAATTTACTTTTTAGTTGATTCTTGCTAAGTCTTCTTTTTTGACTTTGTAGATTAAAGGTTGAAGAAAAAGAACTTGAAAAATAGAACATACCTAGAAGGTTTTGAAACCTTGCAGGTAAAGAAAAATAATTTTATGAAATTATCTAAAATCTTATTAGTAGTATTAATAACCGTGTTTTTTTCTTGTAAAACAGCCTTAATTTCTCAAGAGAAGAAAGAGGTTCAAGTTGTTTTATTAGCAGGTCAGTCTAATATGGCCGGTGGTGGTAATTATGATAATTTAGAGGATTATATCAAAGAAAGAATTGAAAAGGTTGCAGATAGGGTTTTTATAAGTCAGTCTAATACAGACCAAATACTATTGTCTTGGTACAAAAATAAACCAAGTGAAAAATACGATTTCACAAAACGTTTTGGTCCGGAATTAATGATTGGTTTAACCTTGGCAGAAAAATATCCTAACAAAGAATTTTTGTTGATAAAACACGCTAAAGGCGGAACTGCTTTATATGGAGCTTGGAACCCAGATTGGACTTTAGATAAAGCGAAAGAAATAGAAAAAGGAGCGAAAAAACAAAGCTGGAATTTAGTTGAACAACACATTAATTTAATCAATGAGAACTTAGCTATTTTAAAGAAAAAAGGAAAGTCTTATAAAATTATTGGGTTTGCCTGGATGCAAGGAGAAAATGATGCTACTTTAGAAAAAGCAGCAAATAGTTACGCAGATAATTTAGAAAAATTAATAAAAAAGTACAGAACGACTTTTAATGTAGAAGAAATGCCGTTTGTTTTTGGTCAGATTAACTCTAGATACGGAATTAAAAACGGAGCAAAAATGGTTAGAGAACAGATGGAAAAAGTGCGATCTGCAGTAAAAAATGTGCGTTTAGTTAAAACAAGTACAGACACAAGTTGGTCAGATTTTCCTAAGCATACAGACAATGTACACTACAATGCGGAGGGACAAAAAAGGTTAGGTGTACAATTGGCACAAGAATTAATAGATTTTCTAAAATAGGTTTATGAATAAGTTATTACTGAGTTTTTTGACTTGCCTTATGATTTCTTCGATAACTTTTTCTCAAGAAGAAATTCATGTTGTTTTGTTGGCAGGACAATCTAATATGGCAGGTCGTGGTGTTTCTAAAGAATTAGATGCTGCTCTTATAAAAAGAATTCAAGATGTTTCTGATAGAGTTTTAATCTCAACATCAGATATAGAAAAAAAGAAGCCAGAACCGTTATCCACTTTTAAGAAGAGTTTTGGTCCAGAATTAATGGTGGGGTTAACTTTAGCAGAAGCAAATCCAGAACAACATTATTTATTGATTAAAAAAGCTGTTGGAGGAACTTCTTTGTACGGTGCTTGGAGCACAGAATGGACAAAAGAAAAAGCAATGGTTGCAGAACGAGGAGAAGAAAGACAGAA from Polaribacter sejongensis carries:
- a CDS encoding PQQ-binding-like beta-propeller repeat protein; its protein translation is MNKILKKSLLIAVTLLVSFNCSSNKPNTMKDDKAIVSIETGLTILKVRTAINKGSSYIVANSYEGTLLGVSFDGKILWKNALSGFMNHDVWIRDLDNDGKDEILAANADGNIYCLNAEGKLLWSFKKNDAPMFAVTAIKKDNKMYVVAGGFDKKIYYLDTKGKEVKEIETSTFSIEKSYKKVGQKRAPNNVSMTNFIRVVENKDQTETLVVLGTNNHMQNVGTLYFFNPLENLPFKKKPIQQDKSVKGKLRIRPIGDLKIVDYDNDGEKEILLGASAHVNDLLVTLYSIKEDTFTFHKLDKISFGYDIAHSEVIKQNGKDILLSRAGSQIHLYEKGNYKTSVERLVSTYAYNDLWKDPTTNNIILASSQSGGSQIHIINTENKNWKKEFKNLHPLGKIASILANTKSIRNNLDQFQKPDYQEKSQPVYFMTEKVPDNLIGLKNKISKNYESPIFLNSLHMREVENWDRSQVTNEKYKNSRDRRKKYTLTSDEALTQITNQFKGEPGIAYWAGHGNDPYMFHINTTKKVVDMANGKKTVLIYPEMEDHSDNLNFLVDDLVYPLAKYVQGKNTNIFLRSKHVSWLGSNYNKPWSRLMSGEFADVFVPSMEETTDKSMELSLAGRTGMWASGAVNSWGTRSVPDNTAFDRSRQLGYQRLPNHFLRMLIFHTSYGAQYINNFAVDQDYLSVYWELIAKGALYVPKRNEILSFSPVHVSMKEPDHHYIDEGSNVKWSIFYDEEFENNNPYAISRLSGSWPGAAVTEWDFSRYAAGVKERRLNFLAPYENGLVLITPPQKGVFAQKNVVRKSLSENLHPFYKNILKEYITDGHNYYSADGKETYKANEYYKIIEKEIKESAKKLPVTVSGDVAWVVAQTSPKHLRLTILDNGYINPEESTAIVSFNNIKIKKITDILSEEAFKVENSSVKINIPLGAFRFIDIELEKAF
- a CDS encoding alpha-1,3-galactosidase-related protein, coding for MINSLYKIVAVFIFFATINSNANEIINIKHAEGDMTLVVREAIEKAKTKDIKLVFEKGNYFFKTDYAVGKFLYVTNHGNGFKKIIFNFEKFNSVEIEGNDSEFIFRGQTLPFVFDGLHKVDVKNITIDWDIPFSFQGDVTAVNEKEQWYELKPYTKGFSWKLSKGRIEFPGINHFNFTSLGSSLPHNKETKAVDYGAWDASLESNFVEKRPNGILRFYDKNLKKYPRVGSVLQSKGDKLNNRYAPAFLTRNSKNIEFNNVTIHHALGMGFLFERSEDIKILNSGIYIREGSDRVMSIVADATHFANCKGDILIEGCRLEGMYDDGTNVHGTYVEVKEILNDKTVRITLMHDQQMGFEFAGINDEVWFIKQPNPQRAEINTVTAVKVINDYYTDVTFKNEIPAGLKTGDLLENKTWNPTFTMRKNIIRDHRARNIIIKTPKKIIIEDNDLSSMMSSIMLRGETFYWFESGNVEEVIIRNNRFVDCATGGSEHAILKVSPRLGKSFDDTITYDRNITFENNFIETFDNRIIWADRVDGLIIKGNRIKQTNTFKVQFPDAYMFDLTHCKNVEISKNSYSGDNKNILKADEASKKELKFKSNKGLK
- a CDS encoding sialate O-acetylesterase — protein: MKLSKILLVVLITVFFSCKTALISQEKKEVQVVLLAGQSNMAGGGNYDNLEDYIKERIEKVADRVFISQSNTDQILLSWYKNKPSEKYDFTKRFGPELMIGLTLAEKYPNKEFLLIKHAKGGTALYGAWNPDWTLDKAKEIEKGAKKQSWNLVEQHINLINENLAILKKKGKSYKIIGFAWMQGENDATLEKAANSYADNLEKLIKKYRTTFNVEEMPFVFGQINSRYGIKNGAKMVREQMEKVRSAVKNVRLVKTSTDTSWSDFPKHTDNVHYNAEGQKRLGVQLAQELIDFLK
- a CDS encoding beta-galactosidase — encoded protein: MKQVLFYLVLFLSANIVQAQSLETAANSKIKILEKLVKKAEKKNIDVLKEKTTIRTAEIFLKYANWDDKNVKINESLYKLVPSFKNQAVKMAEDLPNFERKEVNLMLDKAISEIESLLDKKTFRKASPKVDWTKVTVENDQLTFNNRPVFLADYTWKPKTKELTEFHGNQDSFFITPSFVSKEDGTINKKRMDLLNEKTDGSLGFIFMNHKGVPKWAEEKYGPNFSMREDTYTAYDIDNPGAREIQTKLLEAFVPKIAGKKFSQLGYMLVNEPHFYTYTDAKKKKLPWASGGVSQFTIEKFKVWLSKKHQNIAALNTVWNTNFKDFNNVQIDIPIDISLKGSPIWYDWAAFNMDRVTDWYAFLKTEITKHDADAKVHLKIMPNLWTKNQRVHGIDLEALTDLSGIIGNDSGADHTYTWGKPHEWQKHYAFEWRELCMGYDFMKSVSPNKINFNSELHYLSTVRSRKLDLAPNYARASFWLAHSYGMTASQIWYWPRNADGSISNKAKKDKGYAGSNNQQPRVTNEVAMTLIDLNANSEEIMAIQRDRKPIRLFYSKTSAINKKVHMDDLYRLYEGLNFEGIPLGFVTENIIKKQNNKNWDVVAVYNTPFVTKEELNALQSYLNNGGTIIIDDISLVKNEYGNELIALTKGKGTIIRLNSVAKIRNEVLSLLKEKNLLSDISIEETNTADRKGCIWRVVKNNAGNNVLSIVNVGKRDASLKISLKGNENIICKDLIKGISVSSTPILKPNEVYFVELTPKK
- a CDS encoding sulfatase family protein, whose protein sequence is MKILFAIVVLGFTACAEKQKEVAQVSKSNQPNIILFVADDHGTDAIGAYGNPVIKTPNLDQLASEGVKFTNAYCTSASCAASRSVILSGKFGHATGSYGHVHDYHHFSTYDTETSLPVIMEKSGYETARIGKYHVAPEKVYHFNQVLEADPRNTVEMADACADVLKSDKPFFLYFCTDDPHRGHPFEPEQWDTPNSFGNKKEGYKDVETVIYNPEDVLVPSFLPDTKQTREEIAQYYQSISRIDQGFGKLMKMLQETGKADNTIVIYISDNGMAFPGAKTTVNEPGIKLPCIIKDPTKGTKGTTNKAMISWVDLTPTILDMAKIDFKKEQFHGKSFNSILNKTNPEGWDEIYASHTFHEITMYYPMRVVRSKNYKLIWNIAYRLEYPFASDLWASSTWQSIYRHKIEYFGPKKVQDFLFRPEFELYDLSKDKNELDNLAYKDKFRGVLELMKSKMKKFQKETSDPWMIMWGHDASLQGSGVNL